In one Lolium rigidum isolate FL_2022 chromosome 3, APGP_CSIRO_Lrig_0.1, whole genome shotgun sequence genomic region, the following are encoded:
- the LOC124703978 gene encoding eukaryotic peptide chain release factor subunit 1-3-like: protein MSDSHETDKNIEMWKIKKLIKGLESARGNGTSMISLIMPPRDQVSRVTKMLGDEYGTASNIKSRVNRQSVLAAITSAQQRLKLYNRVPPNGLVLYTGTILTDDGKEKKVTIDFEPFKPINASLYLCDNKFHTEALSELLESDDKFGFIIMDGNGTLFGTLSGNTREVLHKFTVDLPKKHGRGGQSALRFARLRMEKRHNYVRKTAELATQFFINPATSQPNVAGLILAGSADFKTELSQSDMFDQRLQTKILNVVDVSYGGENGFNQAIELSAEILANVKFIQEKKLIGKYFEEISQDTGKYVFGVDDTLKALEMGAVETLMVWENLDVNRYVLKHSASGEIIIKHLNKETEADQSNFRDAETNAELEVQEKTTLLEWFANEYKKFGCTLEFVTNKSQEGSQFCRGFGGIGGILRYQLDIRSFDDLDDDEGVYEDSD, encoded by the coding sequence ATGTCTGATAGTCATGAAACCGACAAGAATATTGAGATGTGGAAGATTAAGAAGCTGATCAAGGGACTTGAATCTGCTAGGGGCAATGGCACAAGCATGATCTCTCTGATTATGCCTCCACGTGATCAAGTCTCACGTGTGACCAAGATGCTGGGTGATGAATATGGTACCGCTTCAAATATCAAGAGTAGAGTCAACCGCCAATCTGTTCTGGCAGCCATCACCTCAGCTCAGCAGAGGCTGAAGCTGTATAATAGGGTTCCACCAAATGGATTAGTTCTCTACACTGGAACAATTCTAACTGACGATGGCAAGGAGAAGAAGGTTACAATTGATTTTGAGCCATTCAAGCCTATCAATGCATCCTTGTACCTTTGTGACAACAAATTTCACACTGAAGCCTTGAGTGAGCTCTTGGAATCTGATGACAAGTTTGGGTTCATTATTATGGATGGTAATGGAACTCTTTTCGGCACACTTAGTGGCAACACTCGTGAAGTGCTTCACAAATTTACTGTAGATCTCCCAAAGAAGCATGGAAGAGGAGGGCAATCTGCTCTGCGTTTTGCTCGCCTTCGGATGGAAAAGCGTCATAATTACGTTCGGAAGACAGCTGAACTTGCCACTCAGTTCTTCATCAACCCAGCTACCAGCCAGCCTAATGTTGCGGGACTAATATTGGCTGGTTCTGCTGATTTTAAAACAGAACTAAGCCAATCTGACATGTTTGATCAGCGCCTTCAGACCAAAATACTGAATGTGGTTGATGTTTCATATGGTGGTGAGAATGGTTTCAACCAAGCCATTGAGTTATCAGCTGAAATTCTAGCAAATGTGAAGTTCATACAGGAGAAGAAGTTGATTGGGAAGTACTTTGAAGAGATTAGTCAAGATACTGGGAAGTATGTCTTTGGCGTTGATGACACCCTGAAGGCTCTTGAGATGGGTGCTGTTGAAACTCTGATGGTGTGGGAAAACCTTGATGTCAACCGATATGTGCTTAAGCACAGCGCAAGTGGAGAAATTATCATAAAGCATCTGAACAAAGAGACCGAAGCTGACCAGAGCAATTTCCGTGATGCAGAAACCAATGCTGAGCTGGAAGTTCAGGAGAAAACAACTCTTTTGGAATGGTTTGCTAATGAATACAAGAAGTTCGGGTGCACTCTTGAATTCGTTACCAACAAATCTCAAGAGGGCTCACAGTTTTGCCGAGGATTTGGTGGCATCGGTGGTATCCTGCGCTACCAGCTGGACATTCGTTCTTTTGATGATCTTGACGATGATGAGGGTGTCTACGAAGACTCTGATTAG